In [Leptolyngbya] sp. PCC 7376, a genomic segment contains:
- the crtC gene encoding cyanoexosortase C — protein sequence MKKIDLKSLGTKAKTSAQYLFQLSNKSWHNRIIALGWIAMGLFMPLWIYDIVYGTINGAASLLLVALAGFGFFQLWQKRAQLATLKASDEDRLLGYILIFAAIAAVPFCFSVEWQQKVLFYIFLTGAALSTWGFGFFSKYPLPISLIFMGFFPQPTTFGKMVWVTFTPEAGLERFMAVAGAFGLRVIGQVPTVQWDIISLPTGSVRVDWGCNGFDLATIAAVTSLLLGIFWKQPMWKTTLFVLMGIVFSLIANVPRIMLMTLASVYWGHESFEFWHGFWGGQIFLSILFTVHYYAMLALLDWDPFKVKSQTAG from the coding sequence ATGAAAAAAATCGATCTCAAAAGTCTTGGCACAAAAGCTAAAACTTCGGCTCAATACCTATTCCAGCTAAGTAATAAATCCTGGCATAACAGGATCATTGCCCTTGGCTGGATTGCCATGGGCTTATTTATGCCTTTATGGATTTACGATATCGTCTATGGCACGATTAATGGGGCTGCAAGTTTATTGCTGGTTGCTCTAGCAGGGTTTGGTTTTTTTCAGCTCTGGCAAAAGCGAGCGCAGTTAGCAACATTAAAAGCCTCTGATGAGGATCGGCTTCTCGGTTATATTCTTATTTTTGCGGCGATCGCAGCTGTACCATTTTGTTTTTCCGTTGAATGGCAACAGAAAGTTCTCTTTTATATTTTTCTTACTGGAGCAGCCCTAAGCACATGGGGATTTGGCTTTTTTAGCAAATATCCTTTGCCAATCTCTTTGATTTTTATGGGATTCTTCCCCCAGCCGACTACCTTCGGGAAAATGGTGTGGGTAACCTTTACACCTGAAGCTGGTCTTGAGCGATTTATGGCTGTAGCTGGCGCTTTTGGTTTAAGAGTGATTGGCCAAGTTCCCACTGTACAGTGGGACATTATTAGTTTGCCTACTGGTTCTGTACGGGTTGATTGGGGCTGTAATGGCTTTGACCTTGCTACGATTGCAGCTGTTACGAGTTTGCTGCTCGGTATCTTCTGGAAACAGCCCATGTGGAAAACGACGTTATTTGTTTTGATGGGTATTGTCTTTAGCCTGATTGCTAATGTCCCTCGGATTATGCTGATGACTTTAGCATCTGTTTACTGGGGACATGAGTCATTTGAATTTTGGCATGGCTTTTGGGGAGGACAAATCTTTCTCTCTATTCTTTTCACAGTTCACTACTATGCAATGCTTGCTTTGCTAGATTGGGATCCATTTAAGGTTAAGAGCCAAACCGCAGGATAG
- a CDS encoding HpsJ family protein, which yields MTYNIDKKEQPAASGGGGGSYSAKNIAKIVGLVCTVGFIFDMLILFLPPQLGNVSWRIGMEQQFANRSVIFLFGMALLVFSSVGIAKGKGRLLLASRTALVAGVAFFLISLLAIADAIQLQNQALGNIDTRESEIQQQLRDAEKNPENLREGVNLEDLERISDELTRQAEERRNLARRQAVKTAVSNVGNLFLVGAGLVGVGRSGSRLSKNG from the coding sequence ATGACTTATAACATTGATAAAAAAGAACAGCCAGCTGCTTCAGGAGGCGGTGGTGGTAGTTATAGCGCCAAGAATATTGCCAAAATTGTTGGATTGGTCTGCACTGTTGGCTTTATTTTCGACATGTTGATCCTCTTCTTGCCACCCCAGCTCGGTAATGTGTCTTGGCGGATTGGTATGGAGCAACAATTTGCTAATCGTAGTGTGATTTTCTTATTCGGGATGGCACTTCTTGTGTTTAGCAGTGTTGGTATTGCGAAAGGAAAGGGTCGTTTACTACTCGCTTCCCGTACGGCTCTTGTGGCAGGGGTTGCTTTTTTCTTGATTAGTTTGTTGGCGATCGCCGATGCGATCCAACTTCAAAATCAAGCTTTGGGGAATATCGACACAAGAGAAAGCGAAATTCAGCAACAACTCAGGGATGCTGAGAAAAATCCAGAGAATCTCCGTGAAGGTGTGAACCTTGAGGATCTAGAGCGTATTTCAGATGAACTGACAAGGCAAGCTGAAGAACGCCGGAATTTAGCACGAAGACAAGCGGTGAAGACTGCGGTTTCTAATGTCGGTAACTTGTTTTTAGTAGGTGCTGGCTTAGTGGGCGTTGGTCGGAGTGGTTCTCGCCTTTCAAAAAATGGGTAA
- a CDS encoding PTPA-CTERM sorting domain-containing protein: MNFIGNKVIPATLFAATASFAISAPAQALDFSGVGQVEISGFEVVSDGAGGLDFVGLELAILGAVQDEDGVDIAAWSPYVVGGALNSVGSLTDVSAGALTDDVFAFTFGDGSTLEFDLTSPVSIQSLAPLEAGLLGDLIFTDATGVSSIFAGAHLTSQSVGDVATSFSISLTPVPTPAAVLPVLTGLFGVASRKKQEEEA, translated from the coding sequence ATGAACTTTATCGGCAACAAAGTAATTCCTGCAACTCTCTTCGCAGCTACAGCTTCCTTCGCAATCTCCGCTCCTGCTCAAGCTTTAGATTTTTCTGGTGTTGGACAAGTTGAAATTAGTGGATTTGAAGTAGTATCTGATGGTGCAGGTGGTCTAGATTTTGTTGGATTAGAACTCGCAATTCTTGGTGCTGTCCAAGATGAAGATGGTGTTGATATTGCCGCATGGTCTCCTTATGTGGTTGGTGGTGCTTTAAATAGTGTTGGTTCTTTGACTGATGTTAGTGCTGGAGCTCTTACTGACGATGTATTCGCATTTACATTCGGTGACGGTTCGACATTAGAGTTTGATTTGACAAGTCCAGTAAGTATCCAGTCCTTGGCTCCTCTTGAAGCAGGCTTATTGGGTGACTTGATCTTTACTGATGCAACAGGTGTATCTTCAATCTTTGCTGGCGCTCACCTCACTAGTCAGTCTGTTGGTGACGTGGCAACTTCATTCTCCATTTCATTGACTCCAGTTCCTACACCTGCAGCTGTTCTTCCTGTCCTTACTGGTCTTTTCGGCGTAGCATCTCGTAAGAAGCAAGAGGAAGAAGCTTAA
- a CDS encoding glycosyltransferase family 4 protein: protein MTVSRNISSKKFFSTSLSRPFERYRSQDVVTDSSTKLSVVTQFFPPDYAATGQLIEELVKHLGRNGLNIDIFTGQPGYANQDQVAPKEEELLNGVTVRRSNITKFSSKRLRGALLGGLLFAFRAILHIAANYRKYNLLLVTTAPPFLPVIGYLLNFFFKTPYICLIYDIHPDISVELGMISRDNPIVKAWTWINKQVWRRSKEIIVLSSNMKDRIVAHCPEVENKITIIHSWADPQKIYPIEKEENWFAQKHDLVEKFTVLYSGNMGRCHDIDTMFKAALKLKDEPIQFVCIGKGAKQENLKAKIKEHGLNNFVFLPYQDKKDLTYSLTACDVTLVSVSEGMEGLVAPSKVYGYLASGRPIAAICPESTYLNNMLEEGDCGAGFKNGDAQGLADYILGLSQDTEKTKQLGQSARNYLENNFSPEAIASQYNTVLQKEGPVIFPRFDFSPFIM, encoded by the coding sequence GTGACTGTTAGCCGCAACATTTCTTCCAAAAAGTTTTTCAGTACATCCTTGAGTCGCCCTTTCGAAAGGTATCGCTCCCAGGATGTTGTTACTGACAGTTCCACCAAGCTCTCAGTTGTCACCCAGTTTTTTCCCCCAGATTATGCAGCGACTGGCCAACTCATCGAGGAGTTAGTCAAGCACCTAGGTCGCAATGGTCTAAACATTGACATCTTCACTGGTCAACCTGGTTATGCTAACCAAGACCAAGTCGCTCCTAAAGAAGAAGAATTACTAAACGGTGTGACAGTACGTCGTTCCAATATCACTAAGTTCAGCTCTAAGAGATTGAGAGGCGCTCTACTTGGTGGTTTGCTATTTGCTTTCAGAGCAATCCTCCACATTGCAGCTAACTACAGAAAATATAATCTTCTACTTGTTACAACTGCTCCTCCTTTTCTTCCAGTAATCGGTTATCTCCTCAACTTCTTTTTCAAGACTCCTTATATCTGCTTGATTTATGATATTCACCCAGATATTTCTGTTGAACTTGGAATGATTAGTCGTGACAATCCAATCGTAAAAGCTTGGACTTGGATTAATAAGCAAGTATGGCGTAGATCTAAAGAAATTATTGTTCTAAGCAGCAATATGAAAGACAGAATTGTTGCTCACTGCCCCGAAGTTGAAAACAAAATCACAATCATTCATAGCTGGGCAGATCCTCAAAAGATTTACCCAATTGAGAAAGAAGAAAATTGGTTTGCTCAGAAGCATGATTTAGTTGAAAAATTCACTGTTCTCTATTCTGGTAATATGGGTCGCTGTCACGACATTGACACAATGTTCAAAGCCGCGCTGAAACTAAAAGACGAACCCATTCAATTTGTTTGTATCGGTAAAGGTGCGAAGCAAGAAAATTTAAAAGCAAAGATTAAAGAGCACGGTTTAAATAATTTTGTTTTTCTTCCTTACCAAGATAAAAAAGATTTAACTTATTCCTTAACTGCCTGTGATGTAACCCTCGTTAGTGTTAGCGAAGGAATGGAAGGATTGGTTGCTCCTAGTAAAGTTTATGGTTACTTAGCAAGTGGTCGTCCCATCGCTGCGATTTGTCCGGAATCTACTTATCTCAACAATATGCTTGAGGAAGGTGATTGTGGTGCAGGCTTTAAAAACGGTGATGCACAAGGGTTAGCGGATTATATTCTTGGTCTAAGTCAAGACACTGAAAAAACAAAGCAACTAGGTCAATCTGCGAGAAACTATCTCGAAAATAATTTCTCTCCCGAGGCGATCGCCAGTCAGTACAATACTGTACTACAGAAAGAAGGACCTGTTATTTTTCCAAGATTTGATTTTAGTCCTTTCATTATGTAG
- the ilvC gene encoding ketol-acid reductoisomerase — translation MARMYYDADANLDLLNGKTVAIIGYGSQGHAHALNLKESGVDVVVGLYDGSKSTAKAEAEGLKVLSVAEAAKAADWIMILLPDDVQKSVYTNDIAPNLKAGDVLSFAHGFNINFGQIVPPADVDVVMAAPKGPGHLVRRTYTQGQGVPALFAVYQDASGQARDLAMAYAKGIGGTRGGILETTFREETETDLFGEQAVLCGGLSELIKAGFETLVEAGYQPELAYFECLHEVKLIVDLVVEGGLAKMRDSISTTAEYGDYMSGPRVVTADTKAAMKEILSEIQSGEFARNFILENQSGGAQFKAIRRSEAEHPIEVVGKDLRAMFSWLKDS, via the coding sequence ATGGCTCGCATGTATTATGATGCGGACGCAAATTTAGATCTTTTAAACGGGAAAACCGTTGCCATTATTGGTTATGGTTCCCAAGGTCATGCCCACGCCCTTAATCTGAAAGAAAGTGGTGTCGATGTAGTAGTGGGTCTATACGACGGAAGTAAGTCTACGGCGAAGGCTGAAGCCGAAGGTCTGAAGGTATTGTCCGTTGCAGAAGCGGCTAAAGCTGCAGACTGGATCATGATCTTGCTGCCTGATGACGTTCAGAAGAGTGTCTATACAAATGACATTGCTCCTAACCTCAAAGCTGGTGATGTGCTCTCCTTTGCCCATGGTTTTAATATCAACTTTGGTCAAATCGTCCCTCCCGCTGACGTTGATGTTGTGATGGCTGCACCCAAAGGCCCTGGTCACCTCGTTCGTCGTACCTATACTCAAGGCCAAGGTGTACCTGCATTATTTGCAGTTTATCAAGATGCAAGTGGTCAGGCTCGTGACCTTGCTATGGCTTATGCAAAAGGTATTGGTGGTACTCGCGGCGGTATCCTCGAAACAACATTCCGCGAAGAGACAGAAACAGATCTGTTCGGTGAACAGGCAGTTCTCTGTGGCGGTCTCAGCGAATTAATTAAAGCTGGTTTTGAAACCCTCGTAGAAGCTGGCTACCAACCTGAATTGGCTTATTTCGAGTGTTTGCATGAAGTAAAGCTCATTGTTGACCTCGTCGTTGAAGGTGGTCTCGCGAAAATGCGTGACAGCATCTCCACCACTGCTGAGTATGGCGACTACATGAGTGGTCCTCGCGTTGTGACCGCTGACACTAAAGCCGCAATGAAAGAAATTCTGAGTGAAATTCAATCTGGTGAGTTTGCTCGTAACTTCATCTTAGAAAATCAGTCTGGTGGTGCACAGTTCAAAGCAATTCGCCGTAGCGAAGCAGAACATCCTATTGAAGTTGTCGGTAAAGACCTTCGTGCAATGTTCAGCTGGCTCAAGGACAGCTAG
- the map gene encoding type I methionyl aminopeptidase, producing the protein MGKGIVLLSKREIEKMRNAGRLASQLLDYLTPLVKPGVSTLELNDAAEAWTQEHGAKSAPLGYGKSNPYPKSICTSVNEVICHGIPNKKDVLKNGDIINIDVTPILEGYHGDTSRTFLVGTPKPEVEHLVEVTKKCLYLGIEAAQPNGRIGDIGAAIQEYAEAEGYSVVRDFVGHGVSNIFHTEPQVPHYGTRGKGKKIRPGMVFTIEPMINQGTYEAELLKDGWTAVTKDRKLSAQFEHTIAITPNGPEIMTLSE; encoded by the coding sequence ATGGGTAAAGGAATCGTTCTGCTTTCAAAACGAGAAATAGAAAAGATGCGTAATGCGGGGCGTTTAGCATCACAATTACTTGATTACCTAACTCCCCTGGTTAAACCTGGCGTAAGTACTTTAGAACTGAATGATGCGGCGGAGGCCTGGACGCAAGAACATGGCGCGAAAAGTGCTCCCCTTGGCTATGGCAAAAGCAATCCTTATCCAAAGTCGATCTGTACCAGTGTTAATGAGGTCATTTGCCATGGCATTCCCAACAAAAAAGATGTCTTAAAAAATGGTGACATTATTAATATTGATGTGACCCCAATTCTCGAGGGTTATCACGGCGACACATCTCGTACTTTTCTCGTCGGAACACCCAAGCCTGAAGTTGAGCATCTGGTTGAGGTCACAAAAAAATGTCTTTACCTTGGTATCGAAGCAGCTCAACCCAATGGACGTATCGGTGATATTGGTGCTGCTATTCAGGAATATGCTGAGGCTGAAGGTTATTCAGTTGTACGTGATTTTGTCGGCCACGGTGTAAGCAATATTTTCCATACCGAACCCCAAGTCCCTCACTATGGCACTCGTGGCAAAGGCAAAAAGATTCGTCCCGGTATGGTATTCACGATTGAGCCGATGATCAATCAAGGTACCTATGAAGCGGAATTACTAAAGGATGGTTGGACTGCAGTCACCAAAGATCGCAAGTTATCTGCCCAGTTTGAACACACGATCGCCATCACTCCTAACGGCCCTGAAATTATGACTCTATCGGAATAA
- a CDS encoding DUF427 domain-containing protein → MFFRPEPLPAAPDQESVWDYPRPPRLEPCDKPIKIIFNGVAIAETKESYRVLETSHPPVYYLPPNSIQQKYLKEAPGQSFCEWKGIARYYSVIVNDKTLEKVAWYYPEPTATFTELKNYVAFYAQPMDACYVDDEKVTPQPGGFYGGWITKDIVGPFKGEPGSFGW, encoded by the coding sequence ATGTTTTTTCGCCCCGAACCTCTCCCAGCTGCTCCCGATCAAGAATCCGTTTGGGATTATCCACGTCCTCCTCGTCTCGAACCTTGCGATAAGCCAATCAAAATTATTTTTAATGGCGTGGCGATCGCCGAAACCAAGGAAAGTTATCGCGTTCTAGAAACAAGCCATCCCCCCGTTTATTACTTACCACCAAACTCTATCCAACAAAAATATCTTAAAGAAGCTCCCGGACAATCCTTTTGCGAATGGAAAGGCATCGCTCGCTATTACAGCGTCATCGTTAACGATAAAACCTTAGAAAAAGTCGCTTGGTATTATCCCGAACCCACTGCGACTTTTACCGAGCTCAAAAACTATGTCGCCTTCTATGCCCAACCAATGGATGCATGTTACGTCGATGACGAAAAAGTAACGCCTCAACCCGGTGGATTTTACGGCGGCTGGATTACCAAAGATATCGTTGGCCCTTTCAAAGGAGAACCTGGCAGTTTTGGTTGGTGA
- a CDS encoding ATP-binding protein: MLVEDDLAEADLLQQLLLDLTEQDCQISHELDLQKALDALSQNHFDVVLLDLSLPDNPDLESLSVIIEAAPHTPVVVLTNTNNSDIALEAVQKGAQDYLVKKNIARDQESLWRSLLYAIERKKNQEDLRIANERLRQEILMHERTQLKFQQSNQELEQFAYIASHDLKQPLSSIYSWSQLLQVRYGDRLDAKGQQYIRSVQSSVKQMTQLIEDLLTYSRVDRANSEFVEVNCKIIVHQVLNRLSSAIATTNAKITVGCLPEVYGNPLQLGQLFQNLIENALKYHREDIRPDIHISAQKTHQQWIFRCQDNGIGIEEHYFEEIFYAFRRLHSQTQYTGTGIGLAVCKKIVQRHGGKIWLESIHGKGSTFFFSLPIPPESD; encoded by the coding sequence TTGTTAGTCGAAGATGATCTAGCAGAAGCTGACTTATTACAGCAACTGTTGCTTGATCTAACGGAACAAGACTGTCAAATTTCCCATGAACTCGATCTACAAAAGGCGTTAGATGCACTCAGTCAAAATCACTTTGATGTGGTGTTACTCGATTTGAGTTTGCCAGATAACCCAGATTTGGAATCTCTCTCAGTCATTATTGAAGCGGCTCCCCACACCCCTGTAGTAGTCCTGACAAATACAAATAATTCAGACATTGCCCTAGAAGCAGTACAAAAAGGCGCTCAAGATTATTTAGTCAAAAAAAATATTGCGCGAGATCAAGAAAGTTTATGGCGATCGCTCCTCTATGCCATCGAGCGTAAAAAGAACCAAGAGGATTTGCGGATTGCCAACGAACGATTACGGCAAGAGATACTAATGCATGAGCGTACTCAGCTCAAATTTCAACAATCAAATCAAGAGTTAGAGCAATTTGCCTACATTGCCTCTCACGATCTGAAACAGCCTCTCTCCAGCATTTATTCTTGGTCACAGCTTTTACAAGTGCGTTACGGCGATCGCCTTGATGCAAAAGGGCAGCAATATATCAGATCAGTGCAAAGCTCCGTCAAACAAATGACCCAACTGATCGAAGACCTCTTGACCTATTCTCGAGTTGATCGAGCAAACAGCGAGTTTGTAGAAGTAAATTGCAAGATTATTGTCCATCAAGTCTTAAATCGCCTCAGCTCGGCGATCGCCACCACCAATGCAAAAATCACAGTTGGTTGTCTCCCGGAAGTCTATGGCAATCCTTTACAACTCGGCCAACTCTTTCAAAATTTGATCGAAAATGCCCTTAAGTACCATAGAGAAGACATAAGACCAGATATCCATATCAGCGCCCAAAAGACTCACCAACAGTGGATTTTCAGGTGCCAAGACAATGGCATCGGCATCGAAGAACACTACTTTGAAGAAATATTTTATGCTTTCAGACGACTCCACTCCCAAACTCAGTACACAGGTACAGGTATCGGCTTAGCAGTTTGTAAAAAAATAGTACAGCGCCATGGTGGCAAAATCTGGCTAGAATCGATTCATGGCAAAGGCTCTACCTTCTTTTTTTCCTTACCTATACCACCCGAATCTGACTAA
- the trpB gene encoding tryptophan synthase subunit beta encodes MTISPISPSSQTFDANQPDALGRFGQYGGKYVPETLMPALAELESAYAQYRNDSEFKAELELLLKDYVGRPSPLYFAERLTERYARPDGSGPQIYLKREDLNHTGAHKINNAIAQALLAKRMGKKRIIAETGAGQHGVATATVCARFGLECIIYMGVQDMERQALNVFRMKLLGATVQPVAAGTGTLKDATSEAIRDWVTNVENTHYILGSVAGPHPYPMMVRDFHAIIGEETRAQCEEKWGGLPDILMACVGGGSNAMGLFHEFVKDSSVRLIGVEAEGSGVASGHHAATLTQGQPGVLHGAMSYLLQDTEGQVVEAHSISAGLDYPGVGPEHSYLKDTSRAEYYSVTDEDAVKAFRFVSELEGIIPALETSHAFAYLETLCPQLEGSPRIVINSSGRGDKDVQTVAKYLDKNGWD; translated from the coding sequence GTGACTATTTCTCCGATCTCTCCTAGCAGTCAAACTTTTGATGCCAATCAGCCCGATGCCCTCGGTCGTTTTGGTCAGTATGGCGGCAAGTATGTGCCCGAAACCTTGATGCCTGCACTAGCTGAGCTGGAATCTGCCTATGCTCAATATCGCAACGATTCAGAATTTAAGGCTGAATTAGAGCTTTTGCTAAAGGATTATGTGGGTCGTCCTAGCCCGTTATATTTTGCGGAACGGTTAACTGAACGTTATGCACGCCCAGATGGTTCTGGCCCTCAGATTTATCTCAAGCGTGAGGATCTCAATCATACTGGTGCTCACAAAATTAATAATGCGATCGCCCAAGCTCTTTTAGCGAAGCGGATGGGTAAAAAGCGGATTATTGCAGAGACTGGCGCAGGGCAGCACGGTGTGGCAACAGCAACTGTTTGCGCACGTTTCGGATTGGAATGCATCATCTACATGGGTGTGCAGGACATGGAGCGTCAAGCTCTTAATGTTTTCCGAATGAAGCTACTCGGTGCAACAGTTCAACCTGTAGCAGCGGGAACAGGTACGCTCAAAGATGCGACTTCTGAAGCCATTCGAGATTGGGTAACGAACGTCGAAAATACTCACTACATTCTGGGTTCTGTGGCTGGCCCTCACCCTTATCCAATGATGGTACGGGATTTCCACGCGATTATTGGGGAAGAAACTCGCGCTCAATGCGAAGAGAAATGGGGAGGCTTACCTGACATTCTCATGGCTTGTGTGGGTGGTGGCTCAAATGCAATGGGCTTATTTCACGAGTTTGTAAAAGATAGTTCTGTTCGTTTAATTGGTGTCGAGGCTGAAGGTTCTGGTGTAGCAAGTGGTCACCATGCAGCAACTCTAACCCAAGGGCAACCGGGTGTTTTGCACGGCGCGATGAGTTATTTGTTACAGGATACAGAAGGTCAGGTGGTTGAGGCGCATTCAATTAGTGCGGGCCTTGATTATCCCGGTGTTGGCCCTGAGCACAGTTATCTCAAGGATACGAGTCGCGCAGAATATTACAGTGTGACTGATGAGGATGCGGTAAAGGCTTTCCGATTTGTATCTGAGCTTGAGGGTATTATTCCTGCTCTAGAAACATCGCACGCGTTCGCTTACCTCGAAACTCTTTGTCCTCAACTAGAAGGCAGTCCTCGCATCGTGATTAACAGTTCTGGTCGTGGCGATAAGGACGTGCAAACTGTCGCGAAATACCTTGATAAAAATGGTTGGGATTAA
- a CDS encoding HAS-barrel domain-containing protein, whose amino-acid sequence MRLPLPQFSLGDRHPDHIAEVIETTTTEFTAQCLEPEDLSFPVMPPFGSWVKSYDEESGNVVYGIVTYVTTSPIDSVHRARALGMSLEELREQQPQIFAMLKTEFRAAIVGFEAPPKRKNGKHGEVFQYLPPRPPQIHQSVYHCEPEEIIHFTDKLEFLRVLLQVNWVPPESLIAASVREVYRLRKGDRQWLVNVGRMISTLLKDDYDRLRYILSQIHW is encoded by the coding sequence ATGCGTTTGCCCTTGCCTCAATTTAGTCTTGGCGATCGCCACCCGGATCATATTGCGGAGGTCATCGAGACAACCACCACAGAGTTCACGGCACAATGCTTGGAACCAGAAGATTTAAGCTTCCCGGTGATGCCGCCTTTTGGTAGTTGGGTGAAATCCTATGACGAAGAATCCGGCAATGTTGTCTATGGCATCGTGACCTATGTGACGACCTCGCCGATTGATTCTGTTCATCGGGCAAGGGCATTGGGCATGAGTTTGGAAGAATTGCGAGAGCAGCAGCCTCAGATTTTTGCGATGCTCAAGACAGAATTTCGAGCTGCAATTGTTGGGTTTGAAGCTCCACCCAAACGTAAAAATGGCAAGCATGGCGAAGTGTTTCAATATTTGCCGCCTCGCCCACCCCAAATTCACCAATCGGTTTACCATTGCGAACCGGAAGAAATTATTCACTTTACCGACAAGCTCGAATTTTTGCGGGTTTTATTACAAGTGAATTGGGTTCCACCAGAATCACTCATCGCGGCATCTGTGCGAGAAGTTTATCGACTACGGAAAGGCGATCGCCAATGGCTAGTAAATGTCGGACGAATGATCAGTACTTTGCTCAAGGATGACTATGATCGGTTGCGTTACATCCTGAGCCAAATTCATTGGTAA
- a CDS encoding NAD(P)H dehydrogenase subunit NdhS produces MILPGSTVRVTNPDDTFYRFKGLVQRVTDGRAAVLFEGGNWDKIITFNLSELEESK; encoded by the coding sequence ATGATTCTTCCCGGCAGCACAGTACGAGTAACTAATCCCGACGATACATTTTATCGTTTTAAAGGTTTGGTGCAACGGGTGACGGATGGTCGCGCAGCAGTTTTGTTTGAGGGCGGTAACTGGGACAAAATTATTACGTTTAATCTCTCTGAACTCGAAGAGAGCAAGTAG
- a CDS encoding VOC family protein, whose protein sequence is MIAAAPILTHLYLGAFFPVFDSLFSTQGIMVILLCAYGVAMWMFLTSAPKVHTIMVSDLDVAQRFYEGILQLPTADVPMHYYYNYEQTLGGAGGIDPMYMSAASPSAMGMSPVKDREGLWYQLKKDTQLHVVSGASLGKKNQQRHVCFDKECLESVLLRVQSRRLKYKIRQEKPLNFLVKDWEDQVIEIAEVMS, encoded by the coding sequence ATGATTGCAGCCGCCCCAATCCTTACTCATCTTTACCTCGGCGCATTTTTCCCAGTTTTTGATTCGCTGTTCTCCACCCAAGGCATTATGGTCATTCTGCTCTGTGCTTATGGGGTGGCGATGTGGATGTTTCTAACTAGTGCCCCGAAAGTTCACACGATAATGGTTTCGGATTTGGATGTGGCACAACGGTTTTATGAGGGGATTCTGCAATTACCAACGGCAGATGTGCCGATGCATTATTACTACAACTACGAGCAAACCCTCGGTGGCGCAGGCGGTATTGACCCAATGTATATGAGCGCAGCATCGCCCTCGGCAATGGGAATGTCTCCGGTGAAAGATCGTGAGGGACTTTGGTATCAACTCAAAAAAGATACTCAGCTCCATGTTGTTTCGGGTGCAAGTTTAGGCAAGAAAAATCAGCAACGCCACGTTTGTTTTGATAAGGAATGCTTAGAGTCAGTTCTATTACGTGTGCAATCTCGTCGTTTGAAATATAAAATTCGCCAAGAAAAACCACTAAATTTCCTCGTGAAAGATTGGGAAGATCAAGTCATCGAAATTGCGGAAGTAATGTCCTAG
- the miaA gene encoding tRNA (adenosine(37)-N6)-dimethylallyltransferase MiaA, which produces MTLPLIVICGATATGKSGLALKLAEELNAVILSADSRQIYREFDIGTAKPSRKELAQAPHYLIDICEPTETLTLAEYQAQAQELIAKFQAENRHILLVGGTGLYVKAIAKGLKIPRVAPQPDLRKQFAELGQKYSYQLLQQLDPVACEKIHPNDQVRTLRALEVFYVTGKPITEQQGENPPDYPIIQIGLDCDLDHLEDRIRRRTHQMVELGFASEVKTLGKKYGWDLPLLKTLGYQEFGEYVRNETTVQGAIAATVLHTRQFAKRQRTWFRAVKEINWLNNEASDLFDQAITLIQNSES; this is translated from the coding sequence ATGACTCTGCCTCTAATCGTAATTTGTGGTGCAACAGCGACGGGAAAGTCAGGTTTAGCTTTGAAGCTGGCAGAAGAATTAAATGCGGTCATTCTCAGTGCAGATTCGCGGCAAATATATCGAGAATTTGATATTGGTACAGCTAAGCCGAGCCGAAAAGAATTAGCTCAAGCACCTCACTATTTAATTGATATTTGTGAACCAACTGAAACGTTAACTTTGGCAGAATATCAAGCTCAAGCTCAAGAATTAATTGCAAAATTTCAGGCCGAAAATCGCCATATTCTTTTAGTCGGTGGGACAGGTCTTTACGTCAAGGCGATCGCCAAAGGCTTGAAAATTCCGCGCGTGGCTCCCCAGCCTGACTTACGAAAACAATTTGCCGAGTTGGGCCAGAAATATAGCTATCAACTATTGCAGCAACTTGACCCGGTGGCCTGCGAGAAAATTCATCCCAACGATCAAGTTCGTACTTTGCGGGCTTTGGAAGTTTTTTATGTGACGGGTAAACCGATTACGGAGCAGCAGGGCGAAAATCCACCAGACTATCCGATTATTCAAATTGGCTTAGATTGTGATCTTGACCATCTCGAAGATCGGATTCGTCGTCGCACTCACCAAATGGTAGAACTAGGCTTTGCCTCAGAAGTGAAAACTCTTGGGAAGAAATATGGCTGGGATTTACCGTTACTGAAAACCCTTGGTTATCAAGAGTTTGGGGAATATGTCAGAAACGAAACGACAGTTCAGGGGGCGATCGCCGCAACGGTTTTACACACGCGTCAATTTGCAAAGCGCCAACGCACTTGGTTTCGAGCTGTCAAAGAAATTAATTGGTTGAATAACGAAGCCTCCGATTTATTTGATCAGGCGATCACCCTCATCCAGAATTCCGAATCATAA